In Elephas maximus indicus isolate mEleMax1 chromosome 7, mEleMax1 primary haplotype, whole genome shotgun sequence, the following proteins share a genomic window:
- the TMEM258 gene encoding transmembrane protein 258, whose protein sequence is MELEAMSRYTSPVNPAVFPHLTVVLLAIGMFFTAWFFVYEVTSTKYTRDIYKELLISLVASLFMGFGVLFLLLWVGIYV, encoded by the exons ATG GAGCTCGAGGCCATGAGCAGGTATACCAGCCCAGTGAACCCAGCTGTCTTCCCGCATCTCACCGTGGTGCTGTTGGCCATTGGCATGTTTTTCACTGCCTGGTTCTTCGT TTACGAGGTAACCTCTACCAAGTACACGCGGGATATCTACAAAGAGCTCCTCATCTCCTTGGTGGCCTCACTCTTCATGGGCTTTGGGGTCCTCTTCCTGCTGCTCTGGGTTGGCATCTACGTGTGA
- the MYRF gene encoding myelin regulatory factor isoform X2, with translation MEVVDETEALQRFFEGHDINGALEPSNIDTSILEEYISKEDASDLCFPDISAPAHAASYPHGQPAIPGSSGVHHLSPPGGGPSPGRHGPLPPPSYGAPLNCNNNNGMGAAPKPFLGGPGPPIKAEPKAPYAPGTLPDSPPDSGSEAYSPQQVNDPHLLRTLTPETLCHVGVPSRLEHPPPPPAHLPGPPPPPPPPPHYPVLQRDLYMKAEPPVPTYGAMGQGLAPADLHHTQQSQMLHQLLQHHGAELPTHPSKKRKHSESPPNTLNAQMLNGMIKQEPGTMTALPPHPARAPSPPWPPQGPLSPGPGSLPLSIARVQTPPWHPPGAPSPGLLQDSDSLSGSYLDPNYQSIKWQPHQQNKWATLYDANYKELPMLTYRVDADKGFNFSVGDDAFVCQKKNHFQVTVYIGMLGEPKYVKTPEGLKPLDCFYLKLHGVKLEALNQSINIEQSQSDRSKRPFNPVTVTLPPEQVTKVTVGRLHFSETTANNMRKKGKPNPDQRYFMLVVALQAHAQNQNYTLAAQISERIIVRASNPGQFESDSDVLWQRAQVPDTVFHHGRVGINTDRPDEALVVHGNVKVMGSLMHPSDLRAKEQVQEVDTTEQLKRISRMRLVHYRYKPEFAASAGIEATAPETGVIAQEVKEILPEAVKDTGDVVFANGKTIENFLVVNKERIFMENVGAVKELCKLTDNLETRIDELERWSHKLAKLRRLDSVKSSGSSGAFSHAGSQFSRAGSVPHKKRAPKVASKSSSVAPDQACISQRFLQGTIIALVVVMAFSVVSMSTLYVLSLRTDEDLVDTDGRSSQSFGTTQLRQAPVTVGLPGTRSSLLPVTTGLPSSAPAPAIRALDLCSSHPCPVVCCSSLSPSLATNPSVGSTFSPSRGLSSSPATNRSGPSQMALLPVSNIRAKSWGLSANGIGHSKHPKSLEPVASPVVPFPGGQGKAKNSPNLGLHGRARRGALQPSLGPARSTQTQGQPDPMPSLTSIQVLENAMPITSQYCAPGHACRPGNFTYHIPVSSSTPLHLSLTLQMNSSSPVSVVLCSLTSEEEPCEEGGFPQSLPTHQNTQGTSHQWPVTILSFREFTYHFRVALLGQANCSAEALVQPVTDYHFHFYRLCD, from the exons GCCATGACATCAACGGTGCCCTGGAGCCCTCCAACATAGACACCAGCATCCTGGAGGAGTACATCAGCAAGGAGGATGCCTCTGACCT CTGCTTCCCCGACATCTCTGCTCCTGCCCATGCTGCCTCCTACCCCCATGGGCAGCCAGCGATCCCTGGTTCCAGTGGGGTGCACCACCTGAGCCCCCCTGGGGGTGGACCCTCCCCAGGGCGCCAtggccccctcccacccccaagctaCGGGGCCCCTCTcaactgcaacaacaacaacggcatgGGCGCAGCTCCTAAGCCCTTCCTGGGGGGTCCTGGGCCCCCCATCAAGGCAGAGCCCAAGGCTCCCTATGCCCCAGG CACACTGCCGGACTCGCCCCCAGACTCGGGCTCCGAGGCCTACTCCCCCCAGCAGGTGAATG ACCCCCACCTCCTACGCACGCTAACCCCTGAGACCCTGTGCCACGTGGGAGTGCCGTCCCGACTGGAGCACCCGCCCCCGCCTCCAGCCCACCTGCCAGGCCCCCCGCCACCCCCTCCGCCCCCACCtcactaccctgtcctgcagcGGGACCTGTACATGAAGGCCGAGCCCCCAGTCCCCACCTATGGTGCCATGGGGCAGGGGCTGGCACCTGCCGATCTCCACCACACCCAGCAGTCCCAGATGCTGCACCAGCTGCTGCAGCACCATGGAGCTGA GCTCCCTACACACCCCTCTAAGAAGAGGAAGCACTCCGAATCACCCCCCAACACCCTCAATGCCCAGATGCTAAATGGAATGATCAAACAGGAGCCTGGGACCATGACAGCCCTGCCCCCGCACCCTGCTCGGGCCCCATCCCCACCCTGGCCTCCTCAGGGGCCCCTCTCCCCCGGTCCTGGCTCTTTGCCTCTCAGCATTGCCCGGGTCCAGACGCCACCTTGGCACCCACCAGGCGCACCCTCACCAG GTCTCCTGCAGGACAGTGACAGCCTCAGTGGTTCCTACCTGGACCCCAACTACCAGTCCATCAAGTGGCAGCCACACCAGCAGAACAAGTGGGCAACACTCTATGACGCGAACTACAAGGAGCT GCCCATGCTCACCTACCGTGTGGATGCTGACAAAGGCTTCAACTTTTCGGTGGGTGATGACGCCTTTGTGTGCCAGAAGAAGAACCACTTCCAGGTGACAGTGTACATTGGCATGCTGGGAGAGCCCAAGTACGTCAAGACGCCTGAAGGCCTCAAGCCCCTAGACTGCTTCTACCTGAAGCTGCATGGAGTGAAG CTGGAGGCGCTGAATCAGTCCATCAACATTGAGCAGTCACAGTCTGACCGAAGCAAGCGGCCCTTCAACCCCGTCAC GGTCACTTTGCCCCCTGAGCAGGTCACCAAGGTGACTGTGGGGCGGCTACACTTCAGCGAGACCACTGCCAACAACATGCGCAAGAAGGGCAAGCCCAACCCTGACCAGAG GTACTTCATGCTGGTGGTGGCCCTCCAGGCCCATGCACAGAACCAGAACTACACACTGGCCGCCCAGATCTCAGAGAGAATCATCGTTCGG GCCTCCAATCCGGGCCAGTTTGAAAGCGACAGCGACGTGTTGTGGCAGCGGGCGCAGGTGCCCGACACTGTCTTCCACCATGGCCGCGTAGGCATCAACACAGACCGGCCAGATGAGGCGCTGGTCGTGCACGGGAACGTCAAGGTCATGGGCTCTCTCATGCATCCCTCGGACCTGCGGGCCAAGGAGCAAGTGCAGGAG GTGGACACCACGGAGCAGTTGAAAAGGATCTCGCGTATGCGGCTGGTGCACTACAGATACAAGCCCGAGTTCGCCGCCAGCGCCGGCATCGAGGCCACGGCGCCAGAGACCG GCGTCATTGCCCAGGAGGTGAAAGAGATACTTCCCGAGGCTGTGAAGGACACTGGAGATGTGGTCTTTGCCAACGGGAAAACCATTGAGAACTTCCTGGTGGTGAACAAG GAGCGCATCTTCATGGAGAATGTGGGTGCCGTGAAGGAGCTATGCAAGCTGACAGACAACCTGGAGACACGCATTGACGAGCTGGAGCGCTGGAGCCACAAGTTGGCCAAGCTGCGACGGCTTGACAGCGTCAAGTCTTCTGGCAGCTCGGGTGCCTTCAG CCACGCTGGGAGCCAGTTCAGCCGGGCAGGCAGTGTCCCCCATAAGAAGAGGGCCCCCAAGGTGGCCAGCAAG TCGTCGTCCGTGGCCCCAGACCAGGCCTGCATCAGCCAGCGCTTCCTGCAGGGCACCATCATCGCCCTGGTGGTGGTCATGGCCTTCAG CGTGGTGTCCATGTCCACACTGTATGTGCTGAGCCTGCGCACCGATGAGGACCTGGTAGACACCGATGG CAGGTCCAGCCAGAGCTTTGGGACCACGCAGCTTCGACAGGCCCCTGTGACCGTGGGGCTGCCTGGCACACGGTCCTCTTTGCTGCCGG TTACCACTGGCCTGCCCAGCTCAGCCCCAGCTCCGGCCATCCGTGCCTTGGACCTGTGCTCTAGCCACCCCTGCCCGGTTGTCTGCTGCTCCTCACTCAGCCCCAGCCTGGCCACCAACCCCAGTGTTGGCTCCACCTTCAGCCCCAGCCGTGGTCTCAGCTCCAGTCCCGCCACCAACCGCTCAG GCCCCAGTCAGATGGCCCTGCTGCCGGTTTCCAACATCAGAGCCAAGTCCTGGGGCCTTTCAGCCAATGGCATTGGCCACTCCAAGCATCCCAAGAGCCTGGAGCCTGTGGCCAGCCCTGTAGTCCCCTTTCCTGGGGGGCAGGGCAAAGCCAAGAATAGCCCCAACCTTGGTCTCCACGGCCGGGCCCGCCGAGGCGCTCTGCAGCCCAGCCTGGGCCCTGCCCGGTCCACCCAGACTCAGGGTCAGCCAG ACCCCATGCCCTCCCTGACCTCAATCCAGGTGCTGGAGAATGCGATGCCCATCACCTCCCAGTACTGCGCTCCAGGGCATGCCTGCAG GCCTGGGAACTTCACCTACCACATCCCTGTCAGCAGCAGCACCCCACTGCACCTCAGCCTGACCCTACAGATGAA CTCCTCCTCCCCCGTGTCTGTGGTGCTGTGCAGCCTGACATCAGAGGAGGAGCCGTGTGAGGAGGGGGGCTTCCCACAGAGCCTTCCCACCCACCAGAACACCCAG GGCACCTCCCACCAGTGGCCAGTAACCATCCTGTCCTTTCGCGAATTCACCTACCACTTCCGGGTGGCATTGCTG GGCCAGGCCAACTGCAGCGCAGAGGCCCTGGTCCAGCCGGTCACAGACTACCACTTCCACTTCTACCGCCTGTGTGACTGA
- the FEN1 gene encoding flap endonuclease 1 produces MGIQGLAKLIADVAPGAIRENDIKSYFGRKVAIDASMSIYQFLIAVRQGGDVLQNEEGETTSHLMGMFYRTIRMMENGIKPVYVFDGKPPQLKSGELAKRSERRAEAEKQLQQAEATGAEEEVEKYTKRLVKVTKQHNDECKQLLGLMGIPYLDAPSEAEASCAALVKAGKVYAAATEDMDCLTFGSPVLMRHLTASEAKKLPIQEFHLSRILQELGLNQEQFVDLCILLGSDYCESIRGIGPKRAVDLIQKHKSIEEIVRRLDPNKYSVPENWLHKEAQQLFLEPEVLDPEAVELKWSEPNEEELVKFMCGEKQFSEDRIRNGVRRLSKSRQGSTQGRLDDFFKVTGCLSSAKRKEPEPKGSAKKKAKSGVAGKAKAGAAGKAKAGAAGKAKAGAAGKFKKGK; encoded by the coding sequence ATGGGAATTCAAGGCCTGGCCAAACTGATTGCTGATGTGGCCCCCGGCGCCATCCGCGAGAATGACATCAAGAGCTACTTTGGCCGCAAGGTGGCCATCGAtgcctccatgagcatttatCAGTTCCTGATTGCTGTTCGCCAGGGTGGTGATGTGCTGCAGAACGAGGAGGGCGAGACCACCAGCCACCTGATGGGCATGTTCTACCGTACCATCCGCATGATGGAGAATGGCATCAAGCCTGTGTATGTCTTTGAtggcaagccaccacagctcAAGTCGGGTGAGCTGGCCAAACGCAGTGAGCGACGGGCTGAGGCcgagaagcagctgcagcaggctgAGGCTACTGGGGCAGAGGAGGAGGTGGAAAAGTACACCAAGCGGCTGGTGAAGGTCACCAAGCAGCACAACGATGAGTGCAAGCAACTGCTGGGCCTCATGGGCATTCCGTACCTTGATGCGCCCAGTGAGGCGGAGGCCAGCTGTGCTGCCCTGGTGAAGGCTGGCAAAGTCTATGCTGCGGCCACTGAGGACATGGACTGCCTGACCTTTGGCAGCCCTGTGCTCATGCGGCACCTGACTGCCAGTGAGGCCAAGAAGCTGCCCATCCAGGAATTCCACCTGAGCCGAATTCTGCAGGAGCTGGGCCTGAATCAGGAGCAGTTTGTGGATCTGTGCATCCTCCTGGGCAGCGACTACTGTGAGAGCATCCGGGGCATTGGGCCCAAGCGGGCTGTAGACCTCATCCAGAAACATAAGAGCATCGAGGAGATTGTGCGGCGGCTTGACCCCAACAAGTACTCTGTGCCAGAAAACTGGCTCCACAAAGAGGCCCAGCAGCTCTTTCTGGAGCCCGAAGTGCTGGACCCAGAGGCTGTGGAGCTGAAGTGGAGTGAGCCAAACGAAGAAGAGCTGGTCAAGTTCATGTGTGGTGAAAAGCAGTTCTCTGAGGACCGAATCCGCAATGGGGTCAGGCGGCTGAGCAAGAGCCGCCAGGGCAGCACCCAGGGCCGCCTGGATGATTTCTTCAAGGTGACGGGCTGTCTCTCTTCAGCCAAGCGCAAGGAGCCAGAACCCAAGGGATCCGCTAAGAAGAAGGCAAAGAGTGGGGTAGCAGGGAAGGCAAAGGCTGGGGCAGCAGGGAAGGCAAAGGCTGGGGCAGCAGGGAAGGCAAAGGCTGGGGCAGCAGGGAAGTTCAAAAAGGGGAAATAA
- the MYRF gene encoding myelin regulatory factor isoform X1 produces the protein MEVVDETEALQRFFEGHDINGALEPSNIDTSILEEYISKEDASDLCFPDISAPAHAASYPHGQPAIPGSSGVHHLSPPGGGPSPGRHGPLPPPSYGAPLNCNNNNGMGAAPKPFLGGPGPPIKAEPKAPYAPGTLPDSPPDSGSEAYSPQQVNDPHLLRTLTPETLCHVGVPSRLEHPPPPPAHLPGPPPPPPPPPHYPVLQRDLYMKAEPPVPTYGAMGQGLAPADLHHTQQSQMLHQLLQHHGAELPTHPSKKRKHSESPPNTLNAQMLNGMIKQEPGTMTALPPHPARAPSPPWPPQGPLSPGPGSLPLSIARVQTPPWHPPGAPSPGLLQDSDSLSGSYLDPNYQSIKWQPHQQNKWATLYDANYKELPMLTYRVDADKGFNFSVGDDAFVCQKKNHFQVTVYIGMLGEPKYVKTPEGLKPLDCFYLKLHGVKLEALNQSINIEQSQSDRSKRPFNPVTVTLPPEQVTKVTVGRLHFSETTANNMRKKGKPNPDQRYFMLVVALQAHAQNQNYTLAAQISERIIVRASNPGQFESDSDVLWQRAQVPDTVFHHGRVGINTDRPDEALVVHGNVKVMGSLMHPSDLRAKEQVQEVDTTEQLKRISRMRLVHYRYKPEFAASAGIEATAPETGVIAQEVKEILPEAVKDTGDVVFANGKTIENFLVVNKERIFMENVGAVKELCKLTDNLETRIDELERWSHKLAKLRRLDSVKSSGSSGAFSHAGSQFSRAGSVPHKKRAPKVASKSSSVAPDQACISQRFLQGTIIALVVVMAFSVVSMSTLYVLSLRTDEDLVDTDGPFAVSTSCLLALLRPQHPGGSEAMCPWSSQSFGTTQLRQAPVTVGLPGTRSSLLPVTTGLPSSAPAPAIRALDLCSSHPCPVVCCSSLSPSLATNPSVGSTFSPSRGLSSSPATNRSGPSQMALLPVSNIRAKSWGLSANGIGHSKHPKSLEPVASPVVPFPGGQGKAKNSPNLGLHGRARRGALQPSLGPARSTQTQGQPDPMPSLTSIQVLENAMPITSQYCAPGHACRPGNFTYHIPVSSSTPLHLSLTLQMNSSSPVSVVLCSLTSEEEPCEEGGFPQSLPTHQNTQGTSHQWPVTILSFREFTYHFRVALLGQANCSAEALVQPVTDYHFHFYRLCD, from the exons GCCATGACATCAACGGTGCCCTGGAGCCCTCCAACATAGACACCAGCATCCTGGAGGAGTACATCAGCAAGGAGGATGCCTCTGACCT CTGCTTCCCCGACATCTCTGCTCCTGCCCATGCTGCCTCCTACCCCCATGGGCAGCCAGCGATCCCTGGTTCCAGTGGGGTGCACCACCTGAGCCCCCCTGGGGGTGGACCCTCCCCAGGGCGCCAtggccccctcccacccccaagctaCGGGGCCCCTCTcaactgcaacaacaacaacggcatgGGCGCAGCTCCTAAGCCCTTCCTGGGGGGTCCTGGGCCCCCCATCAAGGCAGAGCCCAAGGCTCCCTATGCCCCAGG CACACTGCCGGACTCGCCCCCAGACTCGGGCTCCGAGGCCTACTCCCCCCAGCAGGTGAATG ACCCCCACCTCCTACGCACGCTAACCCCTGAGACCCTGTGCCACGTGGGAGTGCCGTCCCGACTGGAGCACCCGCCCCCGCCTCCAGCCCACCTGCCAGGCCCCCCGCCACCCCCTCCGCCCCCACCtcactaccctgtcctgcagcGGGACCTGTACATGAAGGCCGAGCCCCCAGTCCCCACCTATGGTGCCATGGGGCAGGGGCTGGCACCTGCCGATCTCCACCACACCCAGCAGTCCCAGATGCTGCACCAGCTGCTGCAGCACCATGGAGCTGA GCTCCCTACACACCCCTCTAAGAAGAGGAAGCACTCCGAATCACCCCCCAACACCCTCAATGCCCAGATGCTAAATGGAATGATCAAACAGGAGCCTGGGACCATGACAGCCCTGCCCCCGCACCCTGCTCGGGCCCCATCCCCACCCTGGCCTCCTCAGGGGCCCCTCTCCCCCGGTCCTGGCTCTTTGCCTCTCAGCATTGCCCGGGTCCAGACGCCACCTTGGCACCCACCAGGCGCACCCTCACCAG GTCTCCTGCAGGACAGTGACAGCCTCAGTGGTTCCTACCTGGACCCCAACTACCAGTCCATCAAGTGGCAGCCACACCAGCAGAACAAGTGGGCAACACTCTATGACGCGAACTACAAGGAGCT GCCCATGCTCACCTACCGTGTGGATGCTGACAAAGGCTTCAACTTTTCGGTGGGTGATGACGCCTTTGTGTGCCAGAAGAAGAACCACTTCCAGGTGACAGTGTACATTGGCATGCTGGGAGAGCCCAAGTACGTCAAGACGCCTGAAGGCCTCAAGCCCCTAGACTGCTTCTACCTGAAGCTGCATGGAGTGAAG CTGGAGGCGCTGAATCAGTCCATCAACATTGAGCAGTCACAGTCTGACCGAAGCAAGCGGCCCTTCAACCCCGTCAC GGTCACTTTGCCCCCTGAGCAGGTCACCAAGGTGACTGTGGGGCGGCTACACTTCAGCGAGACCACTGCCAACAACATGCGCAAGAAGGGCAAGCCCAACCCTGACCAGAG GTACTTCATGCTGGTGGTGGCCCTCCAGGCCCATGCACAGAACCAGAACTACACACTGGCCGCCCAGATCTCAGAGAGAATCATCGTTCGG GCCTCCAATCCGGGCCAGTTTGAAAGCGACAGCGACGTGTTGTGGCAGCGGGCGCAGGTGCCCGACACTGTCTTCCACCATGGCCGCGTAGGCATCAACACAGACCGGCCAGATGAGGCGCTGGTCGTGCACGGGAACGTCAAGGTCATGGGCTCTCTCATGCATCCCTCGGACCTGCGGGCCAAGGAGCAAGTGCAGGAG GTGGACACCACGGAGCAGTTGAAAAGGATCTCGCGTATGCGGCTGGTGCACTACAGATACAAGCCCGAGTTCGCCGCCAGCGCCGGCATCGAGGCCACGGCGCCAGAGACCG GCGTCATTGCCCAGGAGGTGAAAGAGATACTTCCCGAGGCTGTGAAGGACACTGGAGATGTGGTCTTTGCCAACGGGAAAACCATTGAGAACTTCCTGGTGGTGAACAAG GAGCGCATCTTCATGGAGAATGTGGGTGCCGTGAAGGAGCTATGCAAGCTGACAGACAACCTGGAGACACGCATTGACGAGCTGGAGCGCTGGAGCCACAAGTTGGCCAAGCTGCGACGGCTTGACAGCGTCAAGTCTTCTGGCAGCTCGGGTGCCTTCAG CCACGCTGGGAGCCAGTTCAGCCGGGCAGGCAGTGTCCCCCATAAGAAGAGGGCCCCCAAGGTGGCCAGCAAG TCGTCGTCCGTGGCCCCAGACCAGGCCTGCATCAGCCAGCGCTTCCTGCAGGGCACCATCATCGCCCTGGTGGTGGTCATGGCCTTCAG CGTGGTGTCCATGTCCACACTGTATGTGCTGAGCCTGCGCACCGATGAGGACCTGGTAGACACCGATGG CCCTTTTGCCGTGTCCACTTcctgtctcctggctctgctccgGCCCCAGCACCCTGGGGGGAGTGAGGCCATGTGCCCATG GTCCAGCCAGAGCTTTGGGACCACGCAGCTTCGACAGGCCCCTGTGACCGTGGGGCTGCCTGGCACACGGTCCTCTTTGCTGCCGG TTACCACTGGCCTGCCCAGCTCAGCCCCAGCTCCGGCCATCCGTGCCTTGGACCTGTGCTCTAGCCACCCCTGCCCGGTTGTCTGCTGCTCCTCACTCAGCCCCAGCCTGGCCACCAACCCCAGTGTTGGCTCCACCTTCAGCCCCAGCCGTGGTCTCAGCTCCAGTCCCGCCACCAACCGCTCAG GCCCCAGTCAGATGGCCCTGCTGCCGGTTTCCAACATCAGAGCCAAGTCCTGGGGCCTTTCAGCCAATGGCATTGGCCACTCCAAGCATCCCAAGAGCCTGGAGCCTGTGGCCAGCCCTGTAGTCCCCTTTCCTGGGGGGCAGGGCAAAGCCAAGAATAGCCCCAACCTTGGTCTCCACGGCCGGGCCCGCCGAGGCGCTCTGCAGCCCAGCCTGGGCCCTGCCCGGTCCACCCAGACTCAGGGTCAGCCAG ACCCCATGCCCTCCCTGACCTCAATCCAGGTGCTGGAGAATGCGATGCCCATCACCTCCCAGTACTGCGCTCCAGGGCATGCCTGCAG GCCTGGGAACTTCACCTACCACATCCCTGTCAGCAGCAGCACCCCACTGCACCTCAGCCTGACCCTACAGATGAA CTCCTCCTCCCCCGTGTCTGTGGTGCTGTGCAGCCTGACATCAGAGGAGGAGCCGTGTGAGGAGGGGGGCTTCCCACAGAGCCTTCCCACCCACCAGAACACCCAG GGCACCTCCCACCAGTGGCCAGTAACCATCCTGTCCTTTCGCGAATTCACCTACCACTTCCGGGTGGCATTGCTG GGCCAGGCCAACTGCAGCGCAGAGGCCCTGGTCCAGCCGGTCACAGACTACCACTTCCACTTCTACCGCCTGTGTGACTGA